From Paenibacillus sp. PL2-23:
GATTGGACGCTTAATCAGCATGCCATGCTGTGACAGCAAATCCAGCTTCTCCTCCTCCGACATGGCAGGCAGCTTGTCCTTCAGTCCCAGCTCGCGATAGACCTCGCCAGACGTGTTGAACAGCTTTTTAATATCCATACCGCTGATCGCAAGCAGCTCCTTCAGCTCCTTTGCAGAAGGCGTATCGTTAACGATATCCCTCGTGGTCACCTCATTGCCTTTGGCCTTCAGCGATTTCACCGCCGCTCTGCATGTACTGCATTTCGGATATTCAATAATGGTCACTTTATTCCCCATAATAGCTCCCAATAACCCCTTTCTATGCTCCAGCTTCCAGCGAAGCTGGAGGCTGGCGCCTGACTGCGCATGTCGATTAAACTTGCGAAAGCAGCTGCTCCAGATGAGCAAGCTCCGCAGGAAGCGCCGCCGTCCACTCCATTCTAACCCTCAGCATAGGATGCGTTAGACCCAGCGTCTCCGCATGGAGCGCCTGGCGCCCGACGGCTGACTCCCATTCCGCCACGCCATTCTCGCCGGGACCATACAACTTGTCGCCGATGAGCGGACAGCCAACGTGCTTCATATGAACGCGGATCTGATGCGTTCGCCCCGTCTCAAGCTTCAGCCTGACAGAAGACGCAGCTAGCCCGCTGTCGCCCTTGTAGCTTCTCATTACCTCATACCGTGTAAGGGAAGGATAACCTTCCGGAGTGACCACGCGCAGATGCGGCTGCTCCTTGTCGCGGTCAATCGGCTCGTCCACAACGCCCGATTGCTCGGGAGGGACACCATATACATAAGCGCGATACAGCTTCGTCATTTCGCCCGCTTGCAGCTGCTCGGACAGCTGCTGGTGCACGTAGCCCGTTTTGGCTATGGCGACCAGCCCCGACGTTTCTTCATCGAGTCTGTGGATGGGCCTGAATCGGACCTTCTCCCCCTTGTCCAGCCAATGCCTGACCACGCCGTTCGCCAGCGTGCCGGTATAATGGCCATGCGTCGGATGCACGATCATGCCTGCCGGCTTGTTCACGATCAGCAGGTACTCATCCTCATACACAATATCCAGCGGTATGGGCTGAGGGAGAATGTCGTCGGACTGCTCCCGCTCCATCCGAAGCCGAATGATGTCGCCGGCCGCCACTTTGGC
This genomic window contains:
- a CDS encoding arsenate reductase family protein, with protein sequence MGNKVTIIEYPKCSTCRAAVKSLKAKGNEVTTRDIVNDTPSAKELKELLAISGMDIKKLFNTSGEVYRELGLKDKLPAMSEEEKLDLLSQHGMLIKRPIVTDGKKVTVGYKEELFEQQWGGHE
- a CDS encoding RluA family pseudouridine synthase; the encoded protein is MNEQYYAPLVVKVAAEDAGKEVRKVLERRLGVSRKLLSQVKLTEHGLTVNEQRVYTNAKVAAGDIIRLRMEREQSDDILPQPIPLDIVYEDEYLLIVNKPAGMIVHPTHGHYTGTLANGVVRHWLDKGEKVRFRPIHRLDEETSGLVAIAKTGYVHQQLSEQLQAGEMTKLYRAYVYGVPPEQSGVVDEPIDRDKEQPHLRVVTPEGYPSLTRYEVMRSYKGDSGLAASSVRLKLETGRTHQIRVHMKHVGCPLIGDKLYGPGENGVAEWESAVGRQALHAETLGLTHPMLRVRMEWTAALPAELAHLEQLLSQV